The sequence below is a genomic window from Deinococcus radiopugnans ATCC 19172.
TCTCAATCAGACAACAGATGTTGGCGGGAGAGATGTTCCTTACTGTCCGTCCGGCAGCACCTTATCCAGCGCCAGTGCCATCAGGCCCAGGCCCAGCCCGTAGGCCAGGTGCGCGCCCAGACGATTGATGTGGCCCCTGGGGGTGGAACCGGCGGGGCCGTCCTGCAGGCCCATCAGCGGCACCAGCCCCTCGTCCATCAGGGCCCACAGGCCGACGCCGAAAGCGGCGGCCTTCAGCGGCTCACGCGGTCCGGCCAGCGCGCCGTACAGCCCGCCGTTCAGGACGCCCATCCCCCAGTGAACCCCCTCGCTGAGCGCGGTGCGGGTGCCCTCCTTTTTGGGGGTGTGGCCCTCGGCGGCCTCGTAGGCCAGACGGCCCAGCGCGGCGGTGCTGCTCTCGCCGGGCGCATGCAGCTGCCCCAGCGGGGCGATGCTGTGCCGATCCGGGGTGGGCTTGTGGTCGCCGCTGCTCTCGCCCTCGTCGTCCTGCAGCAGCGGGGCCACCCGCGTCCAGTACTGGCCCATCGCCAGCGTGCCCACGGCCCCACCGACCAGCCCAATCACGATATTTCGGAACAGTGCCATGCTCCATCGTAAGAAGAATTGCTGTTCAGAACGGCAAAGGTAAAGGATCGATGGCGGTCTGCCCTGCGGGCGGGTCTGGCCCCCTGCCGCTCCTGTGCGAAGCGTTTCAGGGGGCTGCAGGCCGCTGGTGCGCCGCCTTCAGGGCCTCCAGCGCCTTACCCCGGTGGCTGATCGCCTGTTTCTCGGCCACGCTCATCTCGGCCAGGGTCCGGGTGTCGCCGTCGGGCACGAAGAGGGGATCGTAGCCGAAGCCGCCCGTGCCGCGGGGGCCTTCCAGCAGGGTGCCGTGCAATTCCCCCCGGTAGGTTTCCACCTGACCGTTGGGATGCGCCAGAATCACCACCGAGACGAATTTAGCGCGGCGGTTCGCGTGGCCGCGCAGCTTTTCCAGCAGGTGGATGTTGCGCTCCAGGTCACTGTCGCGTCCCCCGAACCGGGCGCTGTACACGCCGGGTTCACCGTTCAGCGCCTCCACCTCGATGCCGCTGTCGTCGGCGATGGCCGCCGTGCGGGTCATCAGGGCCACGGTGCAGGCCTTCAGGGCGGCGTTTTCCTCGTAGGTTGCCCCCGTTTCCTCGGGCAGGGGCAGACCCTCCAGGGGGCGCAGGTTCCAGCCCAGTCCGGCCAGCGCCTCCCCGATCTCGCGCACCTTTCCGGCGTTTCCAGTCGCCACGATTACCTGCATCTGCCCAGAGTTGCTCACGCCCAGAGTGTAGGGGGAAAAACACGGCGGGGGATGGGAAAATCCGTTCTTCGCACCCCTCACCCCCCGCGGGCCGGTCCCAGCGGCAGCTCGGCCCGCACCCGCCAGTGCGTCTCGTCTGCCCTGTGCTCGAACAGGGTCAGGGCCGTGTAGGTCTGACGGAGAAACGGCGCGACGCGCGCTTCCAGTGCCCGGCTCAGGGCCTGCGGCTCGGCTCCCCGGTAGGGCTGTACCAGGGTGAAATGCGGCTGCCAGGTGTCCAGCCCCCGCGGCGTGTGCAGCAGCGTCATGCGGGCGCGCTCGTGCGGCTGACCCCACAGTCCCCGCGCCACCTGGCCGGTGAACGGCGAGTCGGTCACGAAGCGCGACAGGCGCGCGAGCAGTAGGGTGTGGGCCACCAGCAGGGCGGGGGAGGGATCCAGGCGCAACACCCAGGTCTCGCCGCTGTCCCAGACCTCGATTCTTCCGTTCGTCAGGGACAGGTCCGCGTCCGGCGACAGGCACGCGGCGCAGGCCCGCGCCTCAGCCTCGATGTCAGGCCACCACCCCGGATCGGTCCCGAAACCTTCCACCACGGTCAGGTGAAACCCGAACGGCCCGGCGTCGGTCTGCCATTCCGGGCGCAGGAAGGCGGGTCGTGGCACCTCCCGCTGCGCGCGCACATCAAAGCCCAAGAGCTCGGTCCCCATGCGGTACAGCGCCGTATCGGCAGGCGGGCACAGGTAGACGGCGAAGCGCGTGCTGGCGTCGGGGTCTGACATAGGGAATTGTGGCAGATGGCCGCGTGGCGCTGGCCGCCTGAGCTGCGCTGCGCCGTTGCCTCATCCCCCGCCGGGCTGGAGAGAATGGGCCTGCGCCCTAATGAAGATCGGGTCCTCTTGAGGCGGCCCAACTCGTCTATAGTGGACCCTCATGCCCCTCGGTCCCCGCATGCTGTCGTTTCTTTTGCCCAGCGTTCTGCTCGCCGCTTCCACGGGCGAGGCCCAGACCATTCGCTACGACAAGCCCATCGTGATCCGCAAGGGCGGCACCTACCGGGGCAATTGGCAGAGCCTGGACCCCAAGGTTCCGGCGGTGACCGTGGCCACCAGTCAGCGGGTGATCATCGAGAAGTCCAACATCCAGAGCAAGGGCACGCTGATCTACACCGCATTTACCAACGCCAACCTCACGATCCGCAACACCAGGGGCGTGGCCCTGAATCCGGACCGGCCCCTCAAGGAGCACCGTTATCCGGGCCGCTTTCTGGCGGCCGAGGAATTCAAGAACATTGTGGTGGAAAACAATGAGCTGATCGGAACCTCGGGGATCTACCTGCGAGACTACAGGGGAACAGCGAAACTGGGGGAGACGGTCAAGATTCTGCGCAACAAGGCGCGCAACATTGATGGGCGCTACAGCGTGGGCGTGGGCCGGTATTCGGACAAGGAATACCGGCTGGTGCAGTTCGTGCAGTTCAACGCCGTCCGGAAGATCAGCGGCGCAGAGATCGCGTGGAACGAGGTGATCAACGAACCTGGCAAGAGCCGTCCCGAGGAAAACATCAACATGTACCTGTCCAGCGGCGTGCCCAGCAGCCGGATCAAGATTCATGACAATTACATTCAGGGGGCCTACGCGGTCAACCCACGGGTCAACACATACGCCGGCGGCGGCATCAATGCTGCGGACGGCAGCGCCAAGACCGTGGCCCAGGCGGCAGGCCATATCCTGGTCTACAGAAACCAGATCGTCTCGACGTCGAACAACGGCATCGCCGTGTCTGCGGGGCACGACATTGAGGTCTACCACAACCGCGTGATCTCCAGTGGGTATCTGCCCAGCGGCGCGCCCATTCCGGCCCAGAACGTCGGCCTGTACGTGTGGGACGCGCGCGGCGACAAGGCCAGAAACACCTTTTTCAACATCTCGGTGCATGACAATCTGGTGGGCTGGAGCAAACCGCTGAGTGGCCGCGAGGCGCAGAACCCCACCTGGTTTCCCGACTGTGAGCCGGGCAAGTGCTATGGCAATCGGGTCGTGCCCGGACGCGTCACCCTGACCATGGAGCGTGAGGAGTACACCCGCTGGCAGAACAAACTGAAGTCGGCAGGGATCAAGGTGGGGCTGCTGTCTAAATAGCGCCTGTGCGCGGCCAGATTTCCGGGAACCCGATACGCCTGGGCGCTGCCGTGGTGAGCTGGACCCGTGTTGTCCTCACGCGGATGCGGCATAGTGGGGGCGAACGCAGGTGTCTGTTGCCTGCTGGTGCCTTTTGCCGGAGGTGCCTGGACTGCACGTTCGCTGAGATCTCCGCAGTCTGACACGGCCCTCCCGCCCTATCCTCTGACGCTTCTTCCTCCGCCGACTTCCGGCGCGTCCCGCCGTGGACGCCTCCATAGGACCCCCATGACCCGAACCCGTACCCCAGACCGTCCCCAGAACGAACAGCGCCCCCAGGCCGAGCCGCAGGACCGCGCTCAGCGTGCGGCGGCCCCTCGCGGCGAAACCCCTTCCCCCGGTCAGGTTGCGCCTGTGGCCGACTGGCACGCCATGCTGGGCGGCCGCACGCCCACCCCGGTGCAGGCCGGGGCCATCCCCGCACTCCTGAGTGGGCGCGACGTGATCACCACCGCCCGCACCGGCAGCGGCAAGACATTGGCCTTTCTGATTCCGGCCGCCGCGCGCGGCATCGGCATGAAGGAGGTGCGCGGCATCCGCCCCGAGGTGCTGGTGGTCACGCCCACCCGCGAGCTGGCCGTGCAGATCCGCGACGTGGCCCGCGAACTGGGCATGACCGCCGGGCGCATCACCGGGGGCATCACGCCGGGGCAGACCCGCAGCGAGGCGACGGGCAAGGGCCTGATCTCCGGCACGCCGGGCCGCCTCAAGGACCTGATCAGCCGCCGCGAACTGAACCTCGCTGGCCTGCGCTACGTGGTGCTGGACGAGGCCGACGAACTGCTGTCGCTGGGCTTCCTGAAGGACGTGGGCGACATCCTGCGCTCCGCGCAGACCCAGAGTCAGGCCCAGAACGGACAAAAACTGCAGATCGCGATGGCCTCGGCCACCTTTCCCGGCGAAATCCGCACGGTGGCCCAGCAGTTCATGGTCAACCCCGAGCGCATCGACATCGCGCCCGCCGCCCGCGCCGAGCAGGGCAACCCCGACGACATCCTGGGCGGGGCGACCGGGGCCACGCACCTGCTGGTGCACACCACGCGCGACGACGTGATGGACGTGGCCGCCGAGCAGATTCGTGAGGCGCTGCGGGCGCCGGGCGGCTGTGTGGTGGTCTTTTCGCGCACCAAGTCGCTGGTCAAACGCCGCGCCGAACGGCTGGAGGGCATGCTGCCGGGCGAGATCGTCAGCCCACTGCAGGGCAACATGGACCAGAAAAAGCGCGAGCGCACCATGGCCCTGCTGCGCGAGGGCAAATCCCGCGTACTGGTCGCCACCGACATCGCCGGACGCGGTATCGACCTGCCCGAGGTGCGCCTCGTGATTCACATGGACGTGGCGCAGACCGCCGAGGACCACGTCCACCGTTCGGGCCGCACCGCCCGCGCCGGCCGTCCTGGCGTGAACCTGGTGCTGCTGATTCCCGAACAGCGTGGGCTGTGGCAGACGGTGCGCCGGGGGCTGCCGCCCGCGCTGCACCCGCCGCTGACCCCCCAAGAGGGACAGGTCGACCGCGCCATTCAGGAGAAACAGGGCCGCGGCTCCGGCAACGGCCTGATGCCCGGCGAGAGCGGCGGCGGACGTGGCCGGGGCCAGGGCGGCGGTCAGGGTCGAGGCGGACAGGGCGGCGGCCAGTCGCGTGGTCAGGCCCAGGGACGTGGACAGACGGAGCATTCCGACCGGGGCGGGCGCGGCGCGCAGGCCTCGGGGCAGCGCCGCTTTGAATCCGGCGGTGCTGGCACAGGTGCGGGGCGCGTGGGGCCGCAGCCTGCGCGGGGGCGGGGTGGACGCGGGCGCGGCTAACCGCCGAGCCAAAGAAGGACGGGCGCGAGGATTGGCCCGTCCTTCTTCTTTGGCAGGCAATGGAGCGTTGAGCCCTGGCCTGTCGGATGGCCTTCTGGATTACGGCGGGTGCGCGGCCGGAGCGTCATTCGGGCAGCCCCACCCCCCAGCCCTCATCCCCAGGGGGGCCGGGGGAGCGGCGCTGCACTGGGCAGGAGGAGTGGGCCTGGAGGGCGGGAGAGGGCGGCGGCCTCCAGGTCTGATGCCCGGCTCCGTGACGCTGCGTTCGGCCCGTGCGCTACGCGCCCGACGGCCTTCGGTTGCTGTTTCGGTGGAGTGGAGGGGGCGGCTTCTTCCCC
It includes:
- the rdgB gene encoding RdgB/HAM1 family non-canonical purine NTP pyrophosphatase codes for the protein MQVIVATGNAGKVREIGEALAGLGWNLRPLEGLPLPEETGATYEENAALKACTVALMTRTAAIADDSGIEVEALNGEPGVYSARFGGRDSDLERNIHLLEKLRGHANRRAKFVSVVILAHPNGQVETYRGELHGTLLEGPRGTGGFGYDPLFVPDGDTRTLAEMSVAEKQAISHRGKALEALKAAHQRPAAP
- a CDS encoding DEAD/DEAH box helicase, with product MTRTRTPDRPQNEQRPQAEPQDRAQRAAAPRGETPSPGQVAPVADWHAMLGGRTPTPVQAGAIPALLSGRDVITTARTGSGKTLAFLIPAAARGIGMKEVRGIRPEVLVVTPTRELAVQIRDVARELGMTAGRITGGITPGQTRSEATGKGLISGTPGRLKDLISRRELNLAGLRYVVLDEADELLSLGFLKDVGDILRSAQTQSQAQNGQKLQIAMASATFPGEIRTVAQQFMVNPERIDIAPAARAEQGNPDDILGGATGATHLLVHTTRDDVMDVAAEQIREALRAPGGCVVVFSRTKSLVKRRAERLEGMLPGEIVSPLQGNMDQKKRERTMALLREGKSRVLVATDIAGRGIDLPEVRLVIHMDVAQTAEDHVHRSGRTARAGRPGVNLVLLIPEQRGLWQTVRRGLPPALHPPLTPQEGQVDRAIQEKQGRGSGNGLMPGESGGGRGRGQGGGQGRGGQGGGQSRGQAQGRGQTEHSDRGGRGAQASGQRRFESGGAGTGAGRVGPQPARGRGGRGRG